A single genomic interval of Pyrus communis chromosome 7, drPyrComm1.1, whole genome shotgun sequence harbors:
- the LOC137740636 gene encoding protein BIIDXI-like, with protein MNNKLTVLLLLLCAANFHVTLSFVTDGLLPNGNFEYGPKQSELKGTVVTNPHAIPNWEISGFVEYIKSGQKQGDMLLVVPEGGFAVRLGNEALIKQKLKVKKGGFYSVTFSAARTCAQEETLNVSITPNLEKRHWGIMPIQTMYSSIGWDSYAWGFNADFDEIELVIHNPGVEEDSACGPLIDSVALKLLASPKRTRANLLKNGNFEEGPYLFPNTSWGVLIPPHIEDHHSPLPGWIIESLKAVKYIDSRHFSVPEGRRAIELVAGKESALAQVVFTLPGKLYALTFTVGDSNNACEGSLAVEAFAGKDTLKVLYQSKGQGGFKRARFLFTAVGPRTRIMFYSTFYTMAARGGSVWDPIP; from the exons ATGAATAATAAACTCACAGTGCTGCTGCTTCTGCTATGTGCAGCTAATTTCCACGTCACCTTATCATTTGTAACAGATG GCTTATTACCCAACGGCAACTTCGAGTACGGTCCAAAGCAATCAGAACTCAAGGGCACAGTAGTGACAAACCCTCATGCAATTCCCAACTGGGAAATCTCAGGCTTCGTCGAGTACATAAAATCAGGCCAAAAACAAGGCGACATGCTGCTGGTCGTCCCCGAGGGTGGTTTCGCAGTCAGGCTCGGCAACGAGGCCTTGATCAAGCAGAAGTTGAAGGTCAAGAAAGGCGGGTTCTACTCCGTCACGTTCAGCGCCGCTCGGACGTGTGCACAGGAGGAGACGCTGAACGTGTCCATCACTCCCAACCTTGAGAAAAGGCACTGGGGAATAATGCCAATCCAGACAATGTACAGCAGCATTGGATGGGATTCGTATGCATGGGGTTTTAATGCAGATTTTGATGAGATCGAGCTTGTGATCCATAACCCTGGTGTGGAGGAAGATTCTGCTTGTGGCCCACTTATTGATTCTGTTGCTTTGAAGCTCTTGGCTTCTCCTAAACGTACTAGAG cCAACTTGTTGAAAAATGGAAACTTTGAAGAAGGGCCCTATCTGTTTCCCAACACATCATGGGGAGTCCTAATCCCACCCCACATAGAAGACCACCACAGCCCACTGCCAGGCTGGATCATCGAGTCCCTCAAGGCCGTCAAGTACATCGACTCCAGGCACTTCTCCGTCCCCGAAGGCCGGAGAGCCATCGAGCTGGTCGCTGGTAAAGAAAGCGCATTGGCCCAAGTCGTCTTCACCTTGCCCGGAAAACTGTACGCACTCACATTCACCGTCGGCGACTCCAACAATGCCTGTGAAGGCTCCCTCGCCGTTGAGGCGTTTGCCGGCAAAGACACCCTCAAAGTACTGTACCAGTCCAAAGGCCAAGGTGGGTTCAAGCGCGCCAGGTTCCTTTTCACCGCCGTGGGCCCGCGCACTAGGATCATGTTCTATAGCACGTTTTACACCATGGCcgctaggggtggttcggtatgggatcccataccg